In the Vanacampus margaritifer isolate UIUO_Vmar chromosome 9, RoL_Vmar_1.0, whole genome shotgun sequence genome, GTTGGAGACGGTATGATGCAAAacctttttgttgtcatttaataTTCACTTGAATGAAGTTATCAGTACTGCAAATGTGCCATGTCCTCATATCGCTTTAcaataaaagatgatttgatacatatattaatatatttcagAGTGGAACGATTCATTTGGGTTTGAGGCACTCgcatctttaaaaacaaaacaaaacacgatTTTGCGGTTCAAAACGGTTTTCGTGTGTACGATATTGTCCGCTAAAGGAAATCATCAAAAGAACAGaagccactatttgaggaaatacgatATCAAGTATTTTTCTCGTACTGTTTCCACCTCCTCTCTTGATTTCTTTCCCGTGTTTGACTCCAGCCTCGGTTTTGCACGTCCTTAACAAGCTCACCTTCATTTTTGTATGGATGCTCCGTCCTGTCCGCTGTCTCTCAGTACGGGCGGTTTGCGTCCTTGGGCCTCTTGAGCTGCACTTTCAGTCTCTTCATGCCGATCTGGAAGCCGTTCATGGCCTGGATGGCGGCTTGAGCGCTGGCCGGGTTGTCGAAACTCACAAATCCTGCCGCCGAAGGAAAACCAAAAAATCAAAGAGGACAAGTTGTTTTGATAATCCTTGAATTCACTTCTTCCTGCCTCAACTTGGAGACGCACGCCGAACGGCGTTGTAGATCAAAATGATTAATGGACGGCGTAATTCATCCTCCAACCCCGCCACacccttgtttttgttgttgttttttttatcacttgtCCTTTCCTGTGTCCGATACGGCTGCTGTCTGCCCTTCCGCCCCTCCCTTTTGTCTGCCACATCTGTGTGTGCATCGTGTGCGCGCGTCTCACCAAAACATTtgctctggttggtggcccggtcgACAAACACCTTCGCCGAGATGACATTGCCAAAGGGCAAAAACATCTGCAGCATTTCGGAATCGCTGAACTCCTGAGGCAGGTGGTAGATGAAGATGTTACATCCCTCGGGAcctgacacacgcacacgcacgcgcgcacacacacacacacacacacacacacaaacgcacaagaCAACTTTATAGTGGCCGAGTGGAGAAAAGGGGTGTGGTCCTAaacacagacagacaaaaagTCCCATCATCACCTTCTCTTTGCTGCTGTTGCTGGGGCTGCTGGTGTTGCTGGGCAACCAGCGTGGGCTGCTGGGGGAACGGCTGGCCGACCAATCCGTAGGCGGCGGGGTACGCCGCTATTGGGGCAGACAAACGGCAACGTTATCCCATTGGGCTGCGCCAACAGGTGGCAACACGGGAACGTCCAATGGCGCCTGTTTATTTTCAAGCCCAAATGTGTCCCGCTGAAGGTgaaaactataaaatgtctgTAAAAAACAATGAGCGAGACCACCGCTGTCCCCCACCTCCCCTTTTCCACGCTGTGGCTATAAATCCTCCACACACGCAGGACATTTTCAATGATGACACACCACCCACCACATTTGAAAAGATTCCACAGGTTTGCCTTCCTGGTTGGACATTCGGAGCCTCACTGGCGTAATTGAATATagtaataactttttaaaaaacaaagaaaaacatatgcATGATTAGTTTGAGAAGCAAAATGATGCATTTATAAACCAATTCAGTAATCTCTCACATATTCACAGTTTAGTGTTCACAAATTCACCcgtttgcaagttttttttccgaTGGAACCTCAACTCTGCTAAAAACACTCTGAGATGCCGCCAAATCCTTGTCTACATTGGAATTGgggtcaaggaagtatgttgaaggAACTCATCTCAACTGAGAAACaagaaatttatataaaaatagtCCAATACAAGAGAAAAGGAAGAAGGAAAATTATAGATGAGAAACAAATGGTCGCTATCCAGCGGAAACCTCGCATGTCCAAATtagtcaaagttaaagcgttaactaatgaatttatcacaaaaaaaatgatcgtGTTAATTTTGAGCGCAGAtaatcctttagctgacagcggatggttacgttgaaggtagcacaggttgtgtttgagcaataaacataaccacatgcattcaattaaagtatttaataaatatttgcagatgacattcagaatatttattgtcaaactattggggtcattttttttcccatttttaattatgcaagtaattaactgattagaaaaaggaggatgagcagcggatcaaaaaatgtggacgacatcctcataacatttaaatgtcaaaagaatgaacacatcacaggtgctctttaaatttggcaggtaAAACTTTtggataaaaagcctttttaattaagcaattcattgtgattaatccaaattctaagatgtgattaatctgattaaactgtttgacagctctagttagcccaaatatggtcaaattatccccccccccccccacaaattgCTACTAATGGTCCTTCCCCCATGAAGAGCAGAACAAATTGCGAGCGTTTCTGTGTGAGTTGTGCACGCCCACCTGTGTAATGCTGCATGCCGGCGTAGGCCTGCTGTAGCGGGTCCAAGGCTGCTGGAGTCTGAGCTGCAAAAtcagggagggaaaaaattcacattgaaaaacaaactgTTCTTTTTAGTTGTTGTTTGAAATGTCCTGCTCTGACTCGGCGGTTTTGCGAGAACTTGAGACatggacaaaaaacaacaacaacaacaacaaaaaaacggagcATTATTATTTCCTCCGTTGAGAGAAGAGACAAAAAGCTTGACCAAATAGGATGCAGAAAATCCGTTTTCACTTGACGTGGGCGGGAAGAATTTATGATCATGCATGagcagcaaatttttttttttttttgggctgtcaGAACCACTtccaaaaaaatatgacaaaggTGAAACAGAGGCTGATGTCAAAAGAATTTGCATGCATACAATTTTGAGGCTAGTAACACAATAATCCATTTAAGAGGAATAAGCAAATAGGCAGagatgaattattttatttaattatttagttGTTCGGGCCCAATTTCAATGTTTTAAAGATGATTTGAACTGAAGTTGAGGGCtgataaaatgattttaatataatgttgagacaaaaaaacaaaacagaaactaGAACTGTATGGTGAGCAGAGATGAATTCTTTTGGTGTCGGTTCAGCtatgaaatgtttaaaaaaaaatattctgacttGAATTCTGCTAAcgtcaaaaaacatttttcaatattcacGGCATGAAGTTGTGAAATAATCTGGATTCTCTCATTATTCGTTGACCCGGTTTCACCTGCGCTGAGGTGGCGCCGGTCCAAATACCTTGATATGTGTGAATGCCGTTGGTGTATAACGTCTCGGTCGCTTGCTGCCCGTTGGTTGGCGCGGGCACGCTGCCGTAACCGTTCACTCCCATCGGCGGCGGGAGAGCCGGCACAGGCGTGGCTGCGATAGTCGGCGGAGTGTTTGTGCCTGCGGGCGTGAATCGGAAACACCAAATCTCAGCCATTGTTTGACAGACAGCGCAAACTTCGCAGCCAATTTGGAGTTGAACTGAAAACGGAgcttgaaatgtaaacaaaacagcGGTTCAGGCGTAACTTCAAGCAAGTTGAGTTTGTTGCCGCCCTGCAGCGGTCGCGTCTCAAGTTTGGAGTCAAAGCAAAATAGCTTCCGAACGATGTCATAAAAACTTGTAAGTTGGGTCACACGTATCTCAAATTGGACCATTTTTTCCCTTGCTATATTTTTTGTGCAGTAATGTTCCAACCACTCTCAAATGTGTTGTGTTGAACTTGGCAGGTTGGATGTGCaactatggcaaaaaaaaagaagaaaataaacatgttcCCTGAGCAGAACCTCAGAATCAAGTGATTCAGACTTGGACTCAGGTGCAAAAAACTAGGATTGGGACATCCCTACTATGCAGTAATAAATTGCTGTGAAAATGCAGAATTGCGTCATCATCGTGCGCCTACCCGAGGACGGCGTGATGGGCGTGATGGGCGTGGCGATGATTCCGTTGGCATTGAGCGCCGCCATCTGCTGCATCTGTACGGCGGCAACTGTCGCCACGGGGGACAAGTACGCCGACTGGGCGACCAGGGCCTGCTGTTGGACAAGCtgtagcgggggggggggggggggggtacgtgGAAGACAAAGAGACAGTTTAATGCTTATGGGAAGACACGagagaggagggaaaaaaaataagagccaGCGAGTGATGGAGGAGCAGATGAATAGAGATCTAATTACGCGAGCATTATGCCCGGAGTCAGTGGGTTAATGGCGGCGCGTTGCAGGGCCAGCTAAATGCCAGATGACGTACGTCCTGTTGTCCAGCTAATGACGTTAAGCTCAATTAGGCGGCCGATAGCCTCTTGAAACTTGGGACGTCCTTTCAAGAGCGAGCGCGCCACTTGCCTGAGCGTTGACCGCCTGCGTGTAGGCGTTGTAGGCGGGGAAGTTGATGGTCATGGGGCTGAAGATGCCCAGCTGGGAGGCCACTTGCTGCATCCTCCTCAAACCCCGCTCCTTCTCCGTGTCGGCGAACTTCACCACCAGACTGGACGACGCCCCCTGACACCAAAAGCGCATCGCAATCATTGTCGtgattagagatagaccgatatgttgttgttttttagggcTGATACCGATGTCGATTATTAGAAGTCAAGGAGGCTGATCATGTTCAgttaagggggagggggggggggggtcggggtaAAAAATGTTCCAATCTTGACTCTGTTGTAATATCTTGAAGCatatttattgaacattttttctgacttttcaaaatattgatttaaaaaaaaataaaaatcttagaCAATAAATATCCTtgtaaatttctaacaaaatgttcagggggctcccaaggttatcagtaagTCTTAGAAAGTGAATTGGAAACAAGTAAATAATACCATAGCTCTCTCttttccaaaatgtaaaaatacctgaaatgttaaattttcacattactttgttttaatgtcaaacaaaaacaaatggttcagaAGGTGCCAAAGGTAGGCAGGATCTTATCAAGTTAACTGAAACTTTCAATAAATAATTCCCTGAGATGAAAATGGTttgggccgataccgatattcgtcaaaatggcGCCGATATTCCTAGTCATGATTGCTTTGTTGGAGGTAACAACCGGATTCGATCTGTTTTCTCATCGTTTggaggcctgttctaaaaatagctcgccggcgatgggacattgtgatctTCTAGGAATATTGAAGAAAAGATTTTTTGAAAACAGAGAAGATCATGTTTGACATGAGACCGCTACCGGTACGAGTTTTCTTTCCATGTCTTGTACGGACACAACGAGCCCAGCTCAGCGTTTCATAGACAAAACAAAATCGTGCGTTCTAGCCCGGAGCCCGATTAGGAAGCCCGATTAGGAAGCCCCTTCAACTCACAGGCATGGTGCGACTCCCGTGCAGGCTATTGATTGCAGCCTGGGCTTCGGCGTGTCCCTGGAATTTGACAAAAGCACACCCTAAAggaacacaaaatgaataaacccATCAATAAACAAGGAGTGGGCACGCCAACGTGAGCTCCACTCCGATGAGCGCGCAGGTCACGCACCTTTGCTGGTGCCGTCGGGTCCTCTCAACACGGTGCACTCGTCTATGCTGCCAAAGGGTTCGAACAGCCTTCGAACGTCCTCGTCGCTCTGTTGCTTTCCCAGCATGCCCACAAACAACTTCCTGTCCTCTGTGGAGGAAAACAAACCATTAGGAGTGAGTCC is a window encoding:
- the LOC144057462 gene encoding CUGBP Elav-like family member 3 isoform X2 — encoded protein: MKEADAIKLFVGQIPRNLEEKDLKPIFEQFGKIYELTVIKDKYTGMHKGCAFLTYCARESALKAQSALHEQKTLPGMNRPIQVKPADSEGRGEDRKLFVGMLGKQQSDEDVRRLFEPFGSIDECTVLRGPDGTSKGCAFVKFQGHAEAQAAINSLHGSRTMPGASSSLVVKFADTEKERGLRRMQQVASQLGIFSPMTINFPAYNAYTQAVNAQLVQQQALVAQSAYLSPVATVAAVQMQQMAALNANGIIATPITPITPSSGTNTPPTIAATPVPALPPPMGVNGYGSVPAPTNGQQATETLYTNGIHTYQAQTPAALDPLQQAYAGMQHYTAAYPAAYGLVGQPFPQQPTLVAQQHQQPQQQQQREGPEGCNIFIYHLPQEFSDSEMLQMFLPFGNVISAKVFVDRATNQSKCFGFVSFDNPASAQAAIQAMNGFQIGMKRLKVQLKRPKDANRPY
- the LOC144057462 gene encoding CUGBP Elav-like family member 3 isoform X1, with protein sequence MNRPIQVKPADSEGRGEDRKLFVGMLGKQQSDEDVRRLFEPFGSIDECTVLRGPDGTSKGCAFVKFQGHAEAQAAINSLHGSRTMPGASSSLVVKFADTEKERGLRRMQQVASQLGIFSPMTINFPAYNAYTQAVNAQLVQQQALVAQSAYLSPVATVAAVQMQQMAALNANGIIATPITPITPSSGTNTPPTIAATPVPALPPPMGVNGYGSVPAPTNGQQATETLYTNGIHTYQAQTPAALDPLQQAYAGMQHYTAAYPAAYGLVGQPFPQQPTLVAQQHQQPQQQQQREGPEGCNIFIYHLPQEFSDSEMLQMFLPFGNVISAKVFVDRATNQSKCFGFVSFDNPASAQAAIQAMNGFQIGMKRLKVQLKRPKDANRPY